From one Microbulbifer sp. A4B17 genomic stretch:
- a CDS encoding type I secretion system permease/ATPase, with amino-acid sequence MEVVVERESCLSCLSVVARFNQLAVNPEKLQREFPVGNLEAHDVIKAAAFLGLKAKSHRYPCEKLESLPFPVMLVDSAGTCTILAGIRDGKALLQKVGQKSPIMISEEELPFDENKRLLIFLFRKKGILSSVERKFDISWFIPSILKYKKLLGQVLLASFFIQLFALITPLFFQVVVDKVLVHQGLTTLDVLALGFLVVCVFDVILNGLRTYLFSHTSNRIDVVLGSRLFNHLLRLPIAYFQNRRVGDTVARVRELDSIRQFITGSALTLCVDLFFTLVFFAVMFLYSPTLTWIVLGSLPLYVLLSIIITPILRNRLHEKFKLGAENQSFLVEACNGVETLKSMAVEPQMQRRWEEQLAGYVNASFRALNLGNVASQCASLINKLVTVGILWVGAHLVIAGELSVGMLIAFNMIAGRVSQPILKLVQLWQDFQQAGISIKRLGDILNTPTEAGHDPNRTTLPAIRGEIRFEHVKFRYGPDRPLVIDGIQLSIRPGEIMGIVGKSGSGKSTLTKLVQRLYVPEAGRVLVDGVDLALVDPAWLRQKVGVVLQESFLLNRTVRDNIALADPGAPMEKVVAAAKQAGAYDFILELPEGFDTVVGEQGSSLSGGQKQRIAIARALMADPRILIFDEATSALDYESEAIVQANMRQICQGRTVLIIAHRLSAVRDANRIVVMEKGRIVEQGSPKQLMQKKGHFARLNAMQSNLREVI; translated from the coding sequence GTGGAAGTTGTAGTTGAGAGGGAAAGCTGTCTCTCTTGTCTTTCTGTTGTTGCAAGATTTAATCAGCTTGCAGTTAATCCTGAGAAGCTCCAGCGAGAGTTCCCTGTTGGAAACCTGGAAGCTCATGATGTTATAAAAGCCGCTGCCTTTCTCGGCCTTAAAGCTAAGAGTCACCGATACCCTTGTGAAAAATTGGAAAGCTTGCCGTTTCCTGTGATGCTAGTGGATTCAGCAGGGACCTGTACGATCCTGGCCGGTATACGGGATGGCAAGGCGCTACTACAAAAAGTTGGGCAGAAAAGTCCGATTATGATATCGGAGGAAGAGCTTCCTTTTGATGAGAATAAGCGGCTTTTGATATTCTTATTCCGTAAAAAGGGAATTTTATCATCTGTAGAGCGAAAATTTGATATATCCTGGTTTATCCCCTCCATTCTTAAATATAAGAAACTACTAGGCCAGGTATTACTCGCGTCATTCTTTATTCAGTTATTTGCACTGATCACGCCGCTATTTTTCCAGGTGGTTGTGGACAAGGTGCTTGTTCATCAAGGCCTGACTACCCTGGATGTGTTAGCTCTCGGCTTCTTGGTGGTATGTGTATTCGATGTGATTTTAAATGGGCTGAGAACCTATCTATTTAGTCATACTTCAAATCGGATAGATGTGGTATTGGGTTCTCGTCTATTTAATCACCTGTTGCGTCTCCCTATTGCCTATTTTCAGAATCGTCGAGTGGGAGATACTGTAGCCCGGGTTCGCGAGCTGGATTCTATACGCCAGTTTATCACGGGGTCAGCGCTTACTCTTTGTGTAGACCTGTTTTTTACTCTGGTCTTCTTTGCAGTGATGTTTCTTTATAGCCCAACACTGACTTGGATAGTATTGGGCTCCCTACCTCTCTATGTACTATTGTCGATCATTATTACCCCGATTTTGAGAAATCGATTACACGAAAAATTTAAGCTGGGTGCGGAAAATCAATCATTTCTTGTTGAAGCCTGTAACGGGGTTGAAACTTTAAAAAGTATGGCGGTGGAACCGCAAATGCAGCGGCGCTGGGAAGAGCAGTTGGCAGGCTACGTTAACGCTTCCTTTAGGGCTTTGAATCTCGGTAATGTTGCCAGCCAGTGCGCCAGCTTAATCAATAAACTGGTAACCGTAGGTATTTTGTGGGTGGGTGCTCACTTGGTTATTGCCGGTGAGCTGAGTGTCGGTATGTTGATCGCCTTCAATATGATTGCAGGGCGGGTTAGCCAGCCAATTTTGAAGTTAGTGCAATTGTGGCAAGACTTCCAGCAGGCGGGTATCTCCATTAAGCGCCTGGGAGATATCCTCAATACACCTACGGAAGCTGGACATGACCCAAACCGAACCACTCTGCCCGCAATTCGAGGAGAGATACGGTTTGAGCATGTGAAGTTTCGCTATGGTCCCGACCGACCGCTGGTAATTGACGGCATTCAACTATCAATAAGGCCCGGGGAAATTATGGGTATCGTCGGTAAATCCGGTTCGGGAAAGAGTACTTTGACCAAGCTGGTTCAGCGTCTCTATGTTCCGGAGGCGGGCCGCGTCCTGGTAGATGGTGTTGACTTGGCACTGGTAGACCCGGCTTGGTTGAGGCAAAAAGTAGGCGTTGTATTGCAGGAAAGCTTCCTGCTCAATCGTACTGTTCGAGACAATATTGCTTTGGCAGACCCCGGTGCTCCTATGGAAAAAGTAGTAGCTGCTGCCAAGCAGGCGGGAGCCTACGATTTTATTCTTGAATTGCCGGAGGGATTCGACACGGTAGTGGGAGAGCAAGGTAGCTCCCTCTCTGGTGGCCAAAAGCAGCGGATAGCCATAGCGCGCGCCCTGATGGCAGATCCCAGGATATTGATCTTTGATGAAGCTACCAGCGCTCTGGACTATGAATCAGAGGCCATAGTACAGGCAAACATGCGCCAGATTTGTCAGGGTCGCACAGTGCTGATTATTGCCCATCGACTGTCTGCGGTGCGCGATGCCAACCGCATTGTTGTTATGGAAAAAGGCAGGATTGTAGAGCAGGGCAGCCCCAAACAATTAATGCAGAAAAAAGGACACTTTGCTCGCCTTAATGCCATGCAGTCTAATTTGCGGGAGGTAATATGA
- the ung gene encoding uracil-DNA glycosylase, with translation MPVPDKIKIHPSWYDVLGGEFDQPYMAQLRQFLKGEKAAGKKIYPAGGQIFNAFNSTPFDQVKVVILGQDPYHGVGQAHGLCFSVMPGVRIPPSLQNIYKELHSDMGVPPAHHGCLQPWAEQGVLLLNATLTVEDSKAGAHQGQGWEQFTDAAIHKLAEQREGLVFVLWGSYAQKKGGFIDRNKHLVLRAPHPSPLSAHRGFFGTRPFSQANHWLQQRGEKPIEWALPEAGQLKRVAVEL, from the coding sequence ATGCCGGTTCCGGACAAGATAAAGATCCACCCCTCTTGGTACGATGTTTTGGGCGGGGAGTTTGACCAACCCTATATGGCCCAATTGCGTCAGTTTTTAAAGGGGGAGAAGGCCGCCGGCAAGAAGATCTACCCGGCCGGTGGCCAGATCTTTAATGCCTTTAACTCCACACCTTTTGATCAGGTAAAAGTCGTTATCCTGGGCCAGGACCCTTACCATGGCGTTGGCCAGGCCCATGGCCTGTGCTTTTCCGTGATGCCCGGAGTGCGCATTCCCCCATCACTGCAAAATATTTATAAAGAACTGCACTCCGATATGGGTGTTCCCCCAGCGCATCACGGCTGCCTGCAGCCCTGGGCAGAGCAGGGCGTCCTGCTGCTGAATGCCACTCTTACTGTTGAGGACAGCAAGGCCGGTGCCCATCAGGGGCAGGGTTGGGAGCAATTTACGGATGCGGCGATTCACAAGCTAGCGGAACAGCGTGAAGGGCTAGTCTTTGTTCTTTGGGGGAGCTATGCCCAAAAGAAGGGGGGCTTTATCGACCGCAATAAGCATTTGGTATTGCGTGCTCCACATCCCTCCCCTCTATCTGCGCACCGGGGTTTCTTTGGTACCCGTCCTTTTTCCCAGGCGAATCACTGGTTGCAGCAGCGTGGCGAGAAGCCTATTGAATGGGCTTTGCCAGAGGCGGGTCAATTGAAGAGAGTTGCGGTAGAGCTTTAG
- a CDS encoding uracil-DNA glycosylase family protein: MVVEKLPALLEEIRACRLCEEQLPLGPNPVLRAAASARLLIVGQAPGTKVHATSIPWNDPSGDRLRDWLAIDRDTFYDESRIAIIPMGFCYPGRGKGGDLPPRPECAATWHQRLMDQLPNLQLSLLVGQYAQRHYLPHWYGSITENVRHYRDALPAGYFPLPHPSPRNTLWLRRRPWFEEEVVPELQHHVKKILKV; encoded by the coding sequence GTGGTAGTTGAGAAGTTACCGGCACTGCTGGAGGAAATACGGGCTTGTCGCCTCTGTGAAGAGCAGCTTCCTCTGGGGCCGAACCCAGTCTTGAGGGCCGCAGCGTCTGCACGCTTACTGATCGTCGGCCAAGCCCCGGGCACCAAGGTCCACGCGACCAGTATCCCCTGGAATGACCCCTCAGGAGATCGCCTCCGAGATTGGCTGGCGATCGACAGGGACACCTTTTACGACGAGTCCCGGATTGCCATTATTCCCATGGGTTTCTGTTACCCAGGGCGCGGCAAGGGCGGTGACTTGCCGCCGCGACCCGAATGTGCGGCCACCTGGCATCAGCGCTTGATGGATCAGCTGCCCAACTTGCAACTGTCGCTGTTGGTGGGACAATATGCTCAGCGTCATTACCTCCCGCACTGGTATGGCAGCATTACCGAGAATGTTCGCCATTACCGCGATGCTCTGCCTGCGGGATATTTTCCCTTACCGCACCCCAGCCCGCGCAACACCCTGTGGTTGCGTCGCAGGCCCTGGTTTGAGGAAGAGGTTGTGCCCGAGTTACAACATCATGTTAAAAAGATATTGAAGGTTTAA
- a CDS encoding esterase-like activity of phytase family protein, which translates to MIKRTLFSVLSVVLSPLAIAAEITPARLLASYWVNSSAGLDISGLSFCSGGLLAVSDKNSEEIYTLEFRDGSADLESHLRLSGLGIPEQDEPVSAWEGFKELFRPAEDLDFEGVTCSDGQVYLVSEHYNRIAIVDNEGNARWQEHSWSALARSHGFLQKTNASSEGLVKADDTFWVAMEREPRGLLRLNADGGASTLTLPQVDGLDFAGRSEDLAGLDYYDGALFTLERNAHAVCRRALPSLEAEWCLDYRSLEESPERVYEETRYGKGEGLAVGEQGIFVVLDNNNVGRAQAPDDKRALLLHLAMPEEAVNKQYKQ; encoded by the coding sequence GTGATCAAGCGTACTCTCTTCAGTGTTTTATCCGTAGTGTTGTCGCCTTTGGCGATAGCCGCAGAAATTACCCCGGCTAGGCTGCTGGCCAGCTATTGGGTGAATAGTAGTGCAGGTCTGGATATTTCTGGCTTAAGTTTTTGCTCTGGGGGCCTGTTGGCAGTCTCCGACAAGAACTCTGAAGAGATCTATACGCTTGAATTTCGCGATGGAAGTGCCGACCTGGAATCACATCTTCGCTTAAGCGGCCTTGGGATACCGGAGCAGGATGAGCCAGTCAGTGCCTGGGAGGGCTTCAAGGAGTTGTTCCGCCCGGCAGAAGATCTGGACTTTGAAGGTGTTACCTGTAGCGATGGCCAGGTCTATCTGGTCAGTGAGCATTACAACCGCATTGCCATCGTAGATAACGAGGGAAATGCGCGCTGGCAGGAGCATAGCTGGTCGGCGTTAGCCAGGTCCCACGGGTTCCTGCAGAAGACCAATGCTTCCAGCGAGGGGTTGGTTAAAGCTGACGATACCTTTTGGGTAGCCATGGAGCGCGAGCCTCGTGGTTTGTTGAGGCTTAATGCTGATGGCGGGGCCAGCACGCTGACTCTGCCTCAAGTGGATGGCCTGGACTTTGCCGGCCGTTCAGAGGACTTGGCGGGATTGGATTACTACGATGGCGCACTCTTTACCTTGGAGCGCAACGCCCACGCCGTATGCCGCAGGGCGCTGCCCAGCCTGGAAGCGGAGTGGTGCCTGGATTATCGCTCCTTGGAGGAATCGCCAGAGCGGGTCTATGAAGAAACCCGTTATGGCAAAGGCGAGGGGCTCGCTGTAGGAGAGCAGGGTATTTTTGTAGTGCTCGACAACAATAATGTTGGCCGCGCCCAGGCGCCTGATGATAAACGGGCGCTGCTGTTGCACCTGGCAATGCCAGAAGAGGCGGTTAATAAGCAATATAAGCAATAG
- a CDS encoding YajQ family cyclic di-GMP-binding protein, which produces MPSFDIVSEVDKHQLTNAVDQVNRTITNRFDFKGVDAEVEMSEFSLVVRAEVDMQVDQMVDMLRGALIKCDIDPLAMDVGDKEQSGKQVKLDVTLKNGLDKELSKKIVKLIKDEKLKVQAAIQGEQVRVTGKKRDDLQQVIALLRGKELEQPLQFNNFRD; this is translated from the coding sequence ATGCCTTCTTTTGACATTGTATCTGAAGTGGATAAGCACCAACTCACCAACGCTGTGGATCAGGTGAATCGCACTATTACCAACCGCTTCGACTTCAAAGGTGTGGATGCGGAAGTGGAGATGAGTGAGTTCTCCCTGGTAGTTCGCGCTGAAGTGGACATGCAGGTAGACCAGATGGTGGATATGCTGCGTGGCGCACTGATCAAATGCGATATCGATCCACTGGCGATGGATGTAGGTGATAAAGAGCAATCCGGCAAGCAGGTAAAATTGGACGTGACCCTGAAAAATGGCCTTGACAAAGAATTGTCAAAAAAGATTGTTAAGCTGATCAAAGATGAAAAGCTCAAGGTGCAGGCTGCCATTCAAGGCGAGCAGGTGCGTGTTACTGGCAAGAAGCGCGACGACTTGCAGCAGGTGATCGCTTTGTTGCGCGGTAAAGAGCTGGAGCAGCCATTGCAGTTTAATAACTTCCGCGATTAA
- a CDS encoding YaeQ family protein, producing the protein MALKATIFKVKVQISDMDRDYYAEHPLTLARHPSETDERMMVRLLAFAHNAAETLEFTRGLSSDEEADLWQKNLSGEIDLWIEVGLPTEERIRKACNRSKRVIVYSYGRRAAPIWWQKLASQLERFDNLTVYHLAADATEQLAAMAERNMDLSATIQDGHIWLADSDNNAEITPETWK; encoded by the coding sequence ATGGCGTTAAAAGCAACAATCTTTAAGGTCAAAGTCCAGATATCCGATATGGACAGGGATTATTACGCCGAGCATCCGCTCACTTTGGCGCGACATCCCTCGGAAACAGATGAGCGTATGATGGTGCGTCTACTGGCTTTTGCGCACAATGCGGCGGAAACGCTGGAGTTTACCCGGGGACTGTCCTCCGATGAGGAAGCGGATCTCTGGCAAAAGAACCTGAGCGGGGAAATCGATCTCTGGATCGAAGTGGGCCTTCCCACCGAGGAACGAATTCGCAAAGCCTGCAACCGCTCGAAGCGCGTTATCGTATACAGTTACGGGCGCCGTGCAGCACCAATCTGGTGGCAGAAGCTGGCCAGCCAATTGGAGCGCTTTGATAATCTTACCGTCTACCATTTAGCCGCTGATGCCACTGAGCAATTGGCGGCTATGGCTGAGCGCAATATGGACCTGAGTGCAACCATTCAGGATGGCCATATCTGGCTGGCCGATAGTGACAACAACGCGGAGATTACTCCGGAAACCTGGAAATAG
- a CDS encoding LemA family protein, with translation MTSALPSGWPFWQTSLLLLLVTTLSGCGVNNIPTYDEQVKATWAQVQNQYQRRADLVPNLVQTVKAYASHERETLQAVTEARAKVSSLQADSNLLNEPAKLQQFEAAQSQLTNALSRLMLVVERYPDLKANQNFLTLQSQLEGTENRISVARRDYIQAVERYNREIRTFPGRIWHAVLYRDMPLRETFEASTEEADKAPEVNFQ, from the coding sequence ATGACCTCTGCGCTCCCCAGCGGCTGGCCCTTTTGGCAGACCTCACTGCTACTGCTGCTGGTAACCACCCTTAGCGGCTGTGGTGTCAACAATATCCCAACCTATGACGAGCAGGTTAAAGCCACCTGGGCCCAGGTCCAAAACCAATACCAGCGCCGCGCCGACCTGGTGCCCAATCTAGTGCAAACCGTAAAAGCCTACGCCTCACACGAGCGAGAAACCCTACAAGCAGTCACTGAAGCCAGGGCCAAAGTCAGCTCTCTGCAAGCCGACAGCAACCTGCTCAATGAGCCCGCCAAACTGCAACAATTTGAAGCTGCACAGAGCCAATTAACCAACGCGCTATCCCGGCTAATGTTGGTGGTAGAGCGTTACCCTGACCTCAAAGCCAACCAGAACTTCCTCACACTGCAATCTCAGCTGGAAGGTACCGAAAACCGGATCAGTGTGGCACGCCGCGATTATATCCAGGCTGTAGAGCGCTACAACCGCGAGATTCGCACTTTTCCGGGAAGAATATGGCACGCTGTGCTCTACAGAGACATGCCGCTTCGTGAAACTTTTGAGGCCAGCACTGAGGAGGCCGATAAGGCACCCGAGGTTAACTTCCAATAG